CGGTGCGTGGCCACCTCGAACTGCATCGTGCCGACCGCGGCCAGCACCGGGGCCTGCTCGCCGCGCAGCTCGGAGCGCAGCACCTGGACCACACCCTCGGCGTCGAGCTGCTCGATGCCGCGGCGGAAGCGCTTGAACGTGGAGGAGTCGACCGCGCGCACCACGGCGAAGTGCTCCGGCGGGAACGCCGGCAGCGCGGGGAAGCGCACCTTCGGACCGGTGTGCAGCGTGTCGCCGATGCCGAGCGCGGTCGCGTTGACCAGGCCGATCACGTCGCCCGGGTACGCCTCGTCGAGCGTGTCCCGGTCCCGGCCGAAGATCTGCTGCGCGTACTTCGTGGTGAACGGCCGGCCGGTGGTGCCGTGCGTGACGATCATGCCGCGGGTGAACCGGCCGGAGCAGACCCGCACGAACGCCACCTGGTCGCGGTGCGACGGGTCCATGTTCGCCTGGATCTTGAAGACGAAGCCGGAGAAGTCGGAGTCCAGCGGCCGGCTGCCGCCGTCCGTGGTGGGCCGGGCGGCCGGCGCCGGGGCCAGCTCGACCAGGACGTCCAGCAACTGCCGCACGCCGATGTTGGTCACCGCGGCACCGAACAGCACCGGCGTGCTGCGCGCGGCCTGGAAGCTCTCCTCGTCGTGCTCGGCGCCGGAGAGCGTGAGCAGCTCCAGCTCCTCGATCGCGCCGGCCCAGTCCGCACCGTACCGTCGCGACGCCTCGTCCGCGTCGAGGTGTTCCTCGAGGGCGATCCCGGCGCCGCCCGGGGCACGCTCGAACCGGATCATGCCGCCGGCGTCGCGGTCGACCAGCCCGTGGAAGTGCCCGGCCACACCGACCGGCCAGTTCAGCGGCGTCGGCGTGAGCTGGATGCGGCTCTCGATCTCGTCGAGCAGCGCGAGCGCGTCGTGGCCGGGCCGGTCCCACTTGTTGATGAACGTGATCACCGGGATCTGCCGCTGCCGGCAGACCTCGAACAGCTTGAGCGTCTGCGGCTCCAGGCCCTTGGCCGCGTCGAGCAGCATGACCGCGCAGTCGACCGCGGTCAGCACCCGGTAGGTGTCCTCGGAGAAGTCGGCGTGGCCGGGCGTGTCCAGCAGGTTCACCACCACGTCGCGGTAGGCGAACTGCAGGGCCGCGGAGGTGATCGAGATGCCGCGGTCGCGCTCCATCGCCATCCAGTCCGACACCGTGCCGCGCCGCTCGCCCTTGCCGTGCACGGCGCCGGCCTGCCCGATCACCCGCGCGTGCAGCGCCAGCGCCTCGGTCAGCGTCGACTTGCCGGCGTCCGGATGGGAGATGACGGCGAACGTCCTGCGCCGGGCCGCCTCCCGCACGACCTCACGCGAGGTGACCGACACCGGGGCACTCAACTCATCGACCTCTTCCGCGGTTCGCACGTCACGACAACCCGATCACCGTATCGCCACCCGCCCGGCGCGGCGCAACAGCGTACCCGCCTCGATGTTCGCGCTGCCGAAAGCCTTCGAAAGTTTCGGTCTTCAATGATCAATGGTTCCGGCGAGCAGACCAACACAATCGCCCCGGCCATGGGAATCATGCACATTGCTTCCGGAGTATTACCGAAAATTCTTGCCAAGGTTACGAGTGTGATCCTACGATTGCCGTCGATGGACATAAACGTCCGTCGATGAGGAGGATGAAGGGACATGAACGACAGCTCCCCCGCACCGAGGGGTCGCCGTGGCCGCATCCGGATGTTTCTCGGCGCCGCCTGCGCCGCGGTGGTCGCGATCTCCGGCCTGACCCTGGCGGGCACCGCGCACGCCGAGGCCGACCGGACGGTCAGCTCGAACCAGACCGGCACGCACAACGGCTACTTCTTCTCGTTCTGGAAGGACAGCGGCAACGCCAGCATGACGTTGCGCGCCGACGGGCGGTACTCCAGCAGCTGGGACCGCAGCACCAACAACTGGGTCGGCGGCAAGGGCTGGGCCACCGGCAGCCGCCGGACGGTCACCTACTCGGGCACCTACAACCCGGGGAACAACAACACCTACCTCGCACTGTACGGATGGACGCGCAACCCGCTCATCGAGTACTACGTGGTGGAGAACTTCGGCAGCTTCAACCCGAGCAGCGGCGCGACCCGGTTCGGCACCGTCACCACCGACGGCGGCACGTACGACATCCTGCGCAGCCAGCGGGTCAACCAGCCCTGCATCGACGGCGACCGCTGCACGTTCTACCAGTTCTGGAGCGTCCGCCAGCAGAAGCGCAGCAGCGGCACGATCACCACGGCGAACCACTTCGACGCCTGGGCCCGCGCCGGCCTGACCCTGGGGACGAACCACAGCTACCAGATCATGGCGACCGAGGGTTACCAGAGCCAGGGCAGCTCCGACATCACGGTCCGCGAGGGCAGCGGTGGCGGCAACCCCACCGCCGGACCGACCACCGGCAACCCGGGCGGCGGCGGCAACTGCACCGCGACGCTCTCGGCCGGCGACCAGTTCGGTGACCGGTTCAACCTCAACGTCGCGGTCAGCAACGCCAGCGACTGGACCGTCACGCTCGCCCTCAACGGCGGGCAGAGCATCCAGAACAGCTGGAACGCCGCGGTCACCGGCACCACCGGCACCGTCACCGCCCGGCCCAACGGCAACGGCAACAACTTCGGTGTGACGATCATGGCCAACGGCAACTGGAACTGGCCGACCATTACCTGCCGCACCGGCTGACCCACCACACCGGGCGGCGGCACGCGGCCGGGAGGACCTGTTCGGTCCTCCCGGCCGTGTCATTGCGCGATCCCTCGCGGCCGGGTCATCCCGCGATGATCCGAGCGACCCGGGCCGGGTCGGCGAGGTGCGGGAAGTGGCCGCCCGGCACGACCGTGACCGCCGCGCCCGGTGCGTGCGCGCGCAGCCAGGACAGGTAGCGCTCGGACGGCTCACGGCCGGTCACCCAGTGGTATCCGGCCCCGCGGGCCGTGATCGTGCGCAGCCGCGCGGCCGCCTCCGCCTCGATCTCCTCCGCCGGCCGTTCGATGATCTCGGACCAGTAGCCGAGCAGCAGGTCCGGGCGCGGATCGGTGGCCGTTTCGACCAGCGTGCGGGCCGCGTCCGGCAGCGACTCGATGCCCATGCCGGCCAGCATCCGGTCCCAGACCGTCCGCCAGTGCGGGCCGCGCAGCACCGGCACGGCCTCCCGGACCGCCGTGCCGAACGGGCCGACCAGCAGCACCTGGTCGACGTTGACGACGCGGGACACCGGGTGGACGGCGGCGTACGCGGTCGCGACGACCGCGCCGAGCGAGTGCCCGGCGACCACCGGCCGCACCAGCCCGGCCGCCTCGGCCCGCGCGTGGATCACCTCGACGACCTCGCTCAGCGAGTACGACGCCCGGCGTGGCGCGGTGCCGTGGCCGGGCAGGTCCGGTGCGAGGACGCGGTGGCCCGGCGCGAGCTCGGCGCGTACCGGGTCCCAGGTGCGGTGGTCGTAGGTCAGGCCGTGCAGCAGCAGCAGATCGGTCACGTACCGGAACGCGTTCCCCCGGGTGGAACGAATCGTTCGTCGCGCCGGTCACACCCGCCAGCGCGCCGGGCCGCCCGGTCCCGGCTGGTAACGCAGCCGGGCGCCGGTCCGCAGCGAGGCGCGCAGGTGCAGCGCGACGAGCGGCGCGGCGGCGTCCAGGCGGGTGAGCACGGTGGACAGCGCCCGGGTGGCGTTGATCCGGGCGCGTTCGGCCTCCGCGCCGTGCCGCCGGGGCCGGCCGCCGGCACCGGTCGCGGCACGCAGGTGCGCCAACAGCGCGGTCCGCTCGCGCGTCAGGTCCGCGCCCCCGGCCACGTCGCCGGTGCGGTCGGCCGCGTCCAGCCGGGCGTCCAGCTCCGCGAGCCGGCGCCGGTAGGCGGCACGCGCGGCCGCGTCCAGCAGCGGGCCGGCCGGCGCGGCACGCAGCCCGGCACCACCGGCGACCAGGTCAAGAGCCTCGATCTCCTGCCCGGGTACGGCGAGGAGCGCGCGCAGATAGTGCAGGCCACGCACGTCACGGAGCCGGACGGGGTCCGCACCGGCCGCGAGGATCCAGTCGTCGCCGTCGCGGTACAGCCGCCACTCCGCACCGTCCGGCGCGGGCTCCGGCGGCCTCACCCGTCTCTCCCCCGCTGCTAGCTCCTCCGCCGCGGTGGGCGCTTCCACCGCGGCGGGTTCTTCCGTCGCGGCCGGTTCCTCCGTCGCGGCCGGTTCCTCCGTCGCGGCCGGTTCCTCCGTCGTCGCCGGACCGGGCGCCGGTGCGGGGTTCGCGTACCGTGGCGGCTCCGGGCCTGTGCGGGGTTCGGTCGCCGTCGCGGGTTCCGGCCGCTCGTCGAGTGTCATGCCGAGGCGGGCCGCGACGGATCGGGCCCGGTCCCGGTCGCCGGGGCGCTGCCGGGCGTGCAGCGTGACGGCGAGCCAGGCCAGCGCACCCAGCCTCGTCTCCTGCGCCACCGCCCGGTCGAAGTGGTCGAGGGCCTCGGCCACCCGCCCGAGCCGCCGGGCGAGACGCCCGAGCAGGTCGTCGACCGGCCCGGTGATCGTGTTCGCGCACCCCCAGACGACCAGCCGCCCCCGGTAGGGCAGCAGCGCCTCGTAGAGTGCCCGCACCGCCTCCGCCGGCCCGCCGCGCGCCGCCGTGAACGCCAGGTCCGCGACCGCGCCGAGCCAGCGCGGCCCGGTCCCGGCCAGCACCGCGGGCAGCAGCCGCTCCAGTTCCAGCAGGGCCTCGTCGTCGCGGCCGGCCGCGACCAGCGCCCGCGCGACCGTGGCGCCGAAGAAGTGGCCGGGCAGCTGCCGGGCCAGCTCGCGCAGCGGCGCGATCTCCGGCTCGGGCCGCCCGCGCAGCATCGCCAGCTGGCCGCGCAGCGACGCGGTCAGCCGGTCGGTGTCGGCCAGGCCCGCCCGGCGGCCGGCCACCTCCACCTCGCCGGTGAGCCGCGCGGCGAGCGCCAGCTCGCCCCGGGCCAGCGCGAACACGGCCTGCCGGGACAGCACGACCGCCGCGGCCGCCGCGTCGCCGAGCAGCTCACCGGTCCGGCCGTAGGTGACCAGCGCCGCCTCCGCCGCGTCCAGGTCGCCCAGCTCGGCCAGCGCCGTGAACCGCCACAGCAGCCCGCGCAGCTCGATCTCCGCGTCCCCGGCCGCGCGAGCCAGCGTGACGATCTCCGCCGCGGACGCCAGCCGGTCCTCGGCCGCGGCCGGATCCCACAGCGCGTGCAGCCGCCCGTCGAGTGCCCGCGCCAGCGCGCGTTCGTCGCCGTGACCGCGGGCCAGCGCCACGGCCTCGTCCACCAGCGCCTCGCGACGGCCGGTGCTGCTGGGGTCGCCGAGCAGCTCGCGGGCCAGCCGGATGAGCACCCGGGCCCGGTCGGCGGCGGGCAGCGGCCGGGCGGCGGCGGTCTCCAGCAGCCGGATCAGCGCGACGTCCGGGATCAGGAACCCGGTCCGCGACGGCACCCGCAACGCCAGCTCCGCCACCGGGTCACCGGTGCCGTCGCCGACGGTGGCCGCCAGCTCCCGCGCCGGCCCCGGGCGGCCGCCGGTGACCAGCCAGATCGCGTGCACGACCGCGCGGTCGACGCCGGGCAGCAGCGCGCCGAGCCGGTCGACGGACAGCGGGGCGCTCTGCACGAGCCAAGCGTAGGGGACCCGGCCGCGACGACGGTTCCGGTCCGCGCGGGACCGGAACCGTCGCGGGCGGCGACGTCAGCGGTGGAGGCCGGCGCCGGGGCGCGGCCGGCCGTGCACCGCGGTACGGCGGCGGCGAAGGGCCGGCCGCCCGGTGCCGCCGCCGTACCGCGGTGTCACCGTGCCGCCGGGCACGCCGGGCCGTCTCGCGGGCCCGGGCCGCGCGCGACTCCCGTCGCATCCGGTCGGGCGTGGCCGTCGTGCCGGTCGTTACAGGCCGAGGTCGGCGCGGATCAGGCCGTGGACGGCGTGATCCGTGCGGCCGCCGTCGCGCAGGACGGCGGCGCTGCGCAGCAGTCCCTCGAGCCGGAAACCGGCCGACTCCGCGACCCGCCGCGACGGCGCGTTACCGGCGGCCGCCCGCAGCACGATCCGTTCCAGGCCGGCGTCGCGCAGCGCCCATTCCGCCACCGCGCGGGCGCCCTCGCCGGCGTACCCGTTGCCGCGCGCCCATGCCGCGGTCCAGTAGTGGATCTCGGCGGTCCGGTTGTCCCAGTCGGCGTCGAACAGGCCGACCAGGCCGGCCATCCGGTCCGTGCCGTGCGGCCGCAGCGCGAACTCGGCCCGGCTCGGGTCCCTCCGGCGGGCTACCGCGCCGGTCGTGCACCACTCGATCGCGGTCGGCAGATCGGCGCGCGCGAACGCGTAGCCCAGCGGCGACCACCGGACGAGCGACTCGTCCTGCCACACCGCGTGCACCTCGGCGGCGTCGCGCTCCTCGACCGGCCCGAGGACCAGCCGTTCGCTGCGGAGGTCGGCGATCGGGAACCCGGACACGGCACCACCCTAGCCACACTCCGCTCGCCCCGGGACCCCGGCTCGGCTCACTTGTCGAACACT
This genomic window from Catenuloplanes niger contains:
- a CDS encoding peptide chain release factor 3, with the protein product MSVTSREVVREAARRRTFAVISHPDAGKSTLTEALALHARVIGQAGAVHGKGERRGTVSDWMAMERDRGISITSAALQFAYRDVVVNLLDTPGHADFSEDTYRVLTAVDCAVMLLDAAKGLEPQTLKLFEVCRQRQIPVITFINKWDRPGHDALALLDEIESRIQLTPTPLNWPVGVAGHFHGLVDRDAGGMIRFERAPGGAGIALEEHLDADEASRRYGADWAGAIEELELLTLSGAEHDEESFQAARSTPVLFGAAVTNIGVRQLLDVLVELAPAPAARPTTDGGSRPLDSDFSGFVFKIQANMDPSHRDQVAFVRVCSGRFTRGMIVTHGTTGRPFTTKYAQQIFGRDRDTLDEAYPGDVIGLVNATALGIGDTLHTGPKVRFPALPAFPPEHFAVVRAVDSSTFKRFRRGIEQLDAEGVVQVLRSELRGEQAPVLAAVGTMQFEVATHRLAAEFGVRTTLDRLPYEFAVRTTLEGRDELQSEAGVEVLRRTQDDALLALFPNQYRLRSVAARHPGVPLEPLTESR
- a CDS encoding glycoside hydrolase family 11 protein, encoding MNDSSPAPRGRRGRIRMFLGAACAAVVAISGLTLAGTAHAEADRTVSSNQTGTHNGYFFSFWKDSGNASMTLRADGRYSSSWDRSTNNWVGGKGWATGSRRTVTYSGTYNPGNNNTYLALYGWTRNPLIEYYVVENFGSFNPSSGATRFGTVTTDGGTYDILRSQRVNQPCIDGDRCTFYQFWSVRQQKRSSGTITTANHFDAWARAGLTLGTNHSYQIMATEGYQSQGSSDITVREGSGGGNPTAGPTTGNPGGGGNCTATLSAGDQFGDRFNLNVAVSNASDWTVTLALNGGQSIQNSWNAAVTGTTGTVTARPNGNGNNFGVTIMANGNWNWPTITCRTG
- a CDS encoding alpha/beta fold hydrolase: MTDLLLLHGLTYDHRTWDPVRAELAPGHRVLAPDLPGHGTAPRRASYSLSEVVEVIHARAEAAGLVRPVVAGHSLGAVVATAYAAVHPVSRVVNVDQVLLVGPFGTAVREAVPVLRGPHWRTVWDRMLAGMGIESLPDAARTLVETATDPRPDLLLGYWSEIIERPAEEIEAEAAARLRTITARGAGYHWVTGREPSERYLSWLRAHAPGAAVTVVPGGHFPHLADPARVARIIAG
- a CDS encoding GNAT family N-acetyltransferase, which gives rise to MSGFPIADLRSERLVLGPVEERDAAEVHAVWQDESLVRWSPLGYAFARADLPTAIEWCTTGAVARRRDPSRAEFALRPHGTDRMAGLVGLFDADWDNRTAEIHYWTAAWARGNGYAGEGARAVAEWALRDAGLERIVLRAAAGNAPSRRVAESAGFRLEGLLRSAAVLRDGGRTDHAVHGLIRADLGL